A genome region from Mesorhizobium sp. B2-1-8 includes the following:
- the tssL gene encoding type VI secretion system protein TssL, long form, whose protein sequence is MSRDDPFGLSEDRERTRIRLAGAAPRPMAPLAPGVPVKMARAHPNTLINIFAPLLEFAPELESALAPENPEAMRTRLLDELVQARDAAMVAGFSLERADQAAWAVAALLDDLALNTPWGGTSAWPRQPLVVMLRGDVDAGTQFFTRLDELERHPNRDREMLELQYYCLALGFRGKYRVPGRAGDRSLNAVRVAAARFLRNADAEDAPLSPHWKGVIASDEPQRFIVPIWVMALAAIAAAAAAYIGLSMSLSSQAVELSALVRTLPPASRGDVTRAAPKQDAPEPEPPQSVDFALLPAFKAEAPADLKGALSGTESVSLAKLIIQSSNPELFQSSRPTLSQGYEPLIAAIAKVILDNKELIGNITIIGHTDNVRLQRSNPLASNQRLSEARAQTIADLLVQAGVPQEHIHSEGRADTDPVADNATREGRALNRRVEVLVEKRL, encoded by the coding sequence ATGAGCCGGGATGATCCTTTCGGACTGTCGGAGGATCGCGAACGCACACGGATCAGGCTGGCGGGGGCTGCGCCACGGCCGATGGCGCCGCTGGCACCGGGCGTCCCGGTCAAAATGGCGCGCGCCCATCCCAACACGCTCATCAATATCTTCGCGCCATTGCTCGAATTCGCGCCGGAGCTCGAAAGCGCGCTGGCGCCGGAGAACCCGGAAGCGATGCGCACGCGCCTGCTCGACGAGTTGGTTCAGGCGCGCGACGCCGCGATGGTAGCGGGCTTCTCGCTGGAGCGCGCCGACCAGGCGGCCTGGGCCGTGGCGGCGTTGCTCGACGACCTCGCGTTGAACACGCCTTGGGGCGGCACCAGCGCCTGGCCACGCCAGCCGCTGGTGGTCATGCTGCGTGGCGACGTCGATGCCGGCACCCAGTTTTTCACCCGCCTTGACGAGCTGGAGCGTCACCCGAACCGCGACCGCGAGATGCTGGAGCTTCAGTATTATTGCCTGGCGCTCGGCTTCCGCGGCAAATATCGCGTGCCTGGCCGCGCCGGCGACCGGTCGCTCAACGCCGTGCGCGTCGCCGCGGCGCGCTTCCTGCGTAACGCCGACGCCGAAGACGCCCCGCTGTCGCCGCACTGGAAGGGCGTGATCGCTTCGGACGAGCCGCAGCGCTTCATCGTCCCGATCTGGGTGATGGCACTTGCCGCAATTGCCGCCGCCGCCGCCGCTTACATCGGTCTGTCGATGAGCTTGAGCAGCCAGGCGGTTGAACTCTCCGCACTCGTGCGCACACTGCCGCCGGCTTCACGCGGCGACGTTACCCGCGCCGCCCCCAAGCAGGACGCGCCCGAACCTGAACCGCCACAGTCGGTCGATTTCGCGCTGTTGCCCGCGTTCAAGGCCGAAGCGCCGGCCGACCTCAAGGGCGCGCTCAGCGGCACCGAGAGCGTCTCGCTAGCCAAGCTGATCATCCAGTCTTCCAACCCCGAGCTATTCCAGTCCTCGCGGCCGACGCTGTCCCAAGGCTATGAGCCGCTGATCGCCGCCATCGCCAAGGTGATCCTGGACAACAAGGAGCTGATCGGAAACATCACGATCATCGGCCATACCGACAATGTGCGCCTGCAACGGTCCAACCCACTCGCGAGCAACCAGCGGCTCTCGGAGGCGCGCGCCCAAACCATAGCGGACCTCCTGGTTCAGGCTGGCGTGCCGCAAGAGCACATCCATTCCGAAGGCCGCGCCGACACCGATCCGGTGGCCGACAACGCGACGCGCGAGGGCCGCGCGCTCAACCGGCGCGTCGAGGTCCTGGTCGAGAAGAGGCTCTGA
- the tssK gene encoding type VI secretion system baseplate subunit TssK, whose protein sequence is MSDANRVLWSEGLFLRTQHFQQQDRFFEGMVRGALQAGQLHTFGFQQLTLDQSLLDAGQVSIVSARGIFPDGTPFSIPELMDAPKPLPVTADTGAGPVLVALPLEPPGGVGFDPAHAASTGARYHGKIVSVRDAVQSGADPEEIEIARPQAALLAPGKSVGGYTALPIADIKGVRADGGISLDETFLPPTLITGAVHWYRQLLQEVVTGLDQIAEAHGKMVMGGAGRSVEDLLMLHLANAARPRLAHMLAQDVFHPAELYLELAGLAGEMATYGSSSRRLGELPAYDHMAPGPAYMALADALRSLILSLRYIEPKSRTLPVMRHATNVWKVRIDNPKLLVASRIVIRVGSELSEDALRKIFVNQATVGAADQFEGLWKSRLPGIPLKPLHSQPREIPYDGDRLCLELDQKSEHWASLLDAPGFVIGVSGVLPSEPQVDCYSVNR, encoded by the coding sequence ATGAGCGATGCAAACAGGGTGCTGTGGTCGGAGGGCCTGTTTCTCAGGACCCAGCACTTCCAGCAGCAGGATCGGTTCTTCGAGGGCATGGTGCGCGGCGCATTGCAGGCCGGCCAGCTCCATACTTTCGGCTTCCAGCAACTGACCCTCGACCAGTCGCTGCTCGATGCCGGCCAGGTCTCGATCGTGTCCGCCCGGGGCATTTTTCCGGACGGCACGCCTTTCTCCATCCCGGAACTGATGGATGCGCCCAAGCCGCTGCCGGTCACGGCGGACACCGGCGCCGGGCCGGTACTGGTCGCATTGCCGCTTGAGCCACCCGGTGGCGTCGGATTCGATCCGGCGCATGCGGCATCGACGGGCGCGCGCTACCACGGCAAGATCGTTTCGGTGCGCGACGCCGTCCAGAGCGGCGCCGATCCGGAAGAGATCGAGATCGCCCGGCCGCAAGCCGCCCTGCTTGCGCCCGGCAAGTCGGTCGGCGGTTATACCGCCTTGCCGATCGCCGACATAAAAGGTGTGCGCGCCGACGGCGGCATCTCGCTCGATGAGACGTTCCTGCCGCCGACGCTGATCACCGGCGCAGTCCACTGGTACCGGCAATTGCTGCAGGAGGTCGTCACTGGCCTCGATCAGATCGCCGAAGCGCATGGCAAGATGGTGATGGGTGGCGCCGGTCGCAGCGTCGAAGACCTTTTGATGCTGCACCTCGCCAATGCCGCTCGCCCGCGGCTTGCCCATATGCTCGCGCAGGATGTCTTTCATCCGGCCGAACTCTATCTCGAACTTGCCGGACTGGCCGGCGAGATGGCAACCTACGGCTCGAGCTCGCGGCGGCTCGGCGAATTGCCGGCCTACGATCACATGGCGCCCGGCCCCGCCTATATGGCGCTGGCCGACGCTCTGCGCTCGCTCATTCTCAGCCTGCGCTACATCGAGCCGAAATCGCGAACGCTGCCGGTCATGCGGCACGCGACCAATGTCTGGAAAGTGCGCATCGACAACCCGAAGCTCTTGGTCGCCAGCCGCATAGTCATCCGCGTCGGATCGGAACTGTCGGAAGACGCGCTGCGCAAGATCTTCGTCAACCAAGCGACGGTCGGCGCCGCTGACCAGTTCGAAGGTCTTTGGAAGTCCCGCCTGCCGGGCATTCCGCTGAAACCGCTTCATTCGCAGCCACGCGAGATTCCCTACGATGGCGACCGGCTGTGCCTGGAGCTTGACCAGAAGAGCGAGCATTGGGCCTCGTTGCTCGACGCCCCCGGCTTCGTCATCGGCGTTTCCGGTGTCCTGCCGAGCGAGCCGCAGGTCGACTGCTACTCAGTGAACAGGTGA
- the tssJ gene encoding type VI secretion system lipoprotein TssJ, whose product MIDRREFVVALGATGLLAACQSGPPKPSVISVNVTGGAGMNPGPGGGDRPVTVLVMRLASTGKFNSADYFALQGDASSALGADLIGSDTISVAPGKTAAKTITVEPNATALGFVALIREPGGRNWRTTKSVSPGSKFTINVSLGKGGISA is encoded by the coding sequence ATGATCGACAGACGCGAATTCGTCGTGGCCCTCGGCGCTACGGGGCTGCTTGCGGCTTGCCAGAGCGGCCCGCCGAAACCCTCGGTTATCTCGGTCAACGTGACCGGGGGCGCAGGCATGAATCCAGGACCGGGCGGCGGCGACAGGCCGGTGACGGTCCTGGTGATGCGGCTTGCCAGCACCGGCAAGTTCAACTCGGCCGACTATTTCGCGCTGCAGGGCGACGCGAGCTCGGCCCTCGGTGCCGACCTCATCGGCTCCGACACGATCTCGGTCGCGCCCGGCAAGACGGCCGCCAAGACCATCACGGTCGAGCCGAACGCCACGGCACTCGGCTTCGTGGCGCTGATCCGCGAGCCAGGCGGACGCAACTGGCGCACGACCAAGTCGGTCTCGCCAGGGTCGAAATTCACCATCAATGTCAGCCTCGGCAAGGGCGGTATTTCCGCCTAG